A genomic segment from Chitinophagaceae bacterium encodes:
- a CDS encoding outer membrane beta-barrel protein translates to MNRKLLFSTLFAFFFFTASAQTDSSASVKRDTIRVGNILIIKRGKNFDNDSVNITLGRRSPSYPSYNRTTTNWGVIDFGFSNFTDKTDYSNTGIFLVSRPGNPKLGAPDFKLRTGKSININIWFFMQTLHLVKKNMNLKYGFGLELNNYRYKSAISYREDGIIPYSGGMQTNAPFIFRDSISFSKNKLAADYLTIPVMINFASNKYSINKGVSVSFGVSAGYLYSQRNKQKSDERGKKRNKGDYDMERFKLSYIGELGLGPVKFYGSYSPKSMYEHSLDMRPYTIGIRFSN, encoded by the coding sequence ATGAACCGTAAACTTTTATTTTCTACCCTATTTGCCTTTTTTTTCTTTACTGCATCGGCACAAACAGACAGCAGCGCATCAGTAAAACGGGACACCATAAGAGTGGGTAATATATTAATTATTAAAAGAGGGAAAAATTTTGATAACGACAGTGTAAATATTACGCTGGGAAGAAGGAGCCCATCATACCCATCGTATAACCGCACTACCACAAACTGGGGTGTAATTGATTTTGGTTTTTCAAATTTTACCGATAAAACAGATTACAGCAATACCGGGATTTTTTTGGTAAGCAGGCCCGGTAACCCTAAACTTGGCGCACCCGATTTTAAATTGCGTACAGGCAAAAGCATCAATATAAATATTTGGTTTTTTATGCAAACCCTGCATTTGGTAAAAAAGAATATGAATTTGAAATACGGTTTTGGCCTGGAGCTTAATAATTACCGTTATAAATCTGCCATCAGTTACCGTGAAGATGGCATTATACCTTACAGCGGCGGTATGCAAACCAATGCGCCTTTTATCTTCAGGGATTCAATTTCGTTTAGCAAAAACAAGCTTGCGGCAGATTACCTTACCATTCCAGTAATGATAAATTTTGCCAGCAATAAATACAGTATCAACAAAGGCGTAAGTGTTTCGTTTGGCGTAAGCGCAGGCTATTTGTACAGCCAGCGCAACAAACAAAAAAGTGATGAACGTGGAAAAAAGCGCAACAAAGGAGATTATGATATGGAGCGTTTTAAACTTAGCTATATTGGCGAATTGGGCCTAGGCCCGGTTAAGTTTTATGGTTCGTACAGCCCAAAATCAATGTATGAACACAGCCTGGATATGCGGCCTTATACCATTGGCATAAGGTTTAGTAATTAA
- a CDS encoding HAD-IB family phosphatase — MVSVIIPTLNEQETIAAVVQCAFLCDKVTEVLVIDDKSVDDTVVLAKKAGAKVFASSRLGKGASMREGILLAKNEILLFIDGDIHPYPKNMMELLIAPIINDECDFVKSSFTRNAGRVTELVAKPLLSIFFPELTGFDQPLSGMIAGKKSILKDLLIPNDYGVDVSILIDLYSKGARIKQVNIGHLENRSRPLNQIGKMSKEVSAAILKKAIDYKRSLNLDDLSDFGLITEQLSYSVKTSIQHLQKMLILDMDDTLLQGRFIHKAAEHFGFDKELLQLRKEFENDGIALTKSIAKLLQGKSYKELIDIADSMALVNNIEQVVKELKQRGFIVGIISDSYTLITEHIKLKIGADFSLANELQMSNGICNGEMHLPSFFFRNEKSICNHNFCKTNAMLSVAEKYHVDLKNIVAVGDSRNDLCMIIKSGLGVSFCTRDEVLREFADININTPSIESLLQMV, encoded by the coding sequence ATGGTATCAGTAATAATCCCCACATTAAATGAGCAGGAAACCATTGCTGCTGTAGTACAGTGTGCCTTTTTATGCGATAAGGTTACCGAAGTATTGGTAATAGATGATAAATCGGTGGACGATACAGTTGTGCTTGCCAAAAAAGCCGGCGCCAAAGTATTTGCCAGCAGCAGGCTGGGCAAGGGCGCATCTATGAGGGAAGGCATACTGCTGGCCAAAAATGAAATACTGCTGTTTATTGACGGCGATATACATCCCTATCCCAAAAACATGATGGAACTATTAATTGCACCCATCATTAACGATGAATGTGATTTTGTAAAATCGAGTTTTACCCGTAATGCCGGCAGGGTAACGGAGCTTGTTGCCAAACCTTTATTGAGTATTTTTTTTCCTGAGCTTACCGGCTTTGACCAGCCCTTAAGCGGAATGATTGCCGGCAAAAAATCTATTTTAAAAGACCTGCTCATACCCAACGATTATGGCGTAGATGTTTCCATACTTATTGATTTGTACAGCAAAGGTGCAAGGATAAAACAGGTAAATATAGGCCACCTCGAAAACCGGAGCCGCCCTTTGAACCAAATTGGCAAAATGAGCAAAGAGGTAAGCGCCGCCATTTTAAAAAAAGCCATAGACTATAAGCGCTCCTTAAACCTTGATGATTTAAGCGACTTTGGCCTTATTACCGAGCAACTGAGCTACTCCGTAAAAACAAGCATACAACACCTGCAAAAAATGCTCATTTTAGATATGGATGACACCCTTTTGCAGGGCAGGTTTATACACAAAGCCGCCGAACATTTTGGCTTTGATAAAGAGCTGTTGCAGTTAAGAAAAGAATTTGAAAACGATGGCATTGCCCTTACCAAGTCCATTGCCAAACTGCTCCAGGGCAAATCTTATAAAGAACTGATAGATATTGCCGACAGTATGGCGCTGGTAAACAATATTGAGCAGGTAGTAAAAGAGCTTAAGCAGCGGGGGTTTATTGTGGGCATCATTAGCGATAGTTATACTTTAATAACCGAACACATAAAATTAAAAATTGGCGCCGATTTTTCATTGGCCAATGAACTGCAAATGAGCAATGGCATTTGCAATGGCGAAATGCACCTGCCATCTTTTTTCTTTCGCAACGAAAAAAGTATTTGCAACCACAATTTTTGTAAAACCAATGCCATGCTTTCGGTTGCAGAAAAATACCATGTAGATTTAAAAAATATTGTTGCCGTGGGCGACAGCCGCAACGATTTATGTATGATCATAAAAAGCGGCCTCGGCGTTTCTTTTTGCACCAGGGATGAAGTATTGAGGGAGTTTGCCGATATCAATATTAATACCCCATCCATAGAATCGCTTTTGCAAATGGTCTAA
- the tig gene encoding trigger factor has translation MATVVRENLGLLNDKLTVKISKDDYLPSFEKKLKQYGKTANIPGFRKGMVPAGMIKKMYGTGIFTEEVIRSAEAELHKWLTAEQPDIFAQPLPLVNSIDAFDMNNPADYSFDFEIGLKPAFEIADLSKGKFTNYKVEATADMVDEEVNRLQIKGGNMTEPEIIDNPENVINILFAECTEAGDVIEGGISKENSVLLKYFSAALQKSLMGKKKEDSIVFQLSKAFETDKLHMMLQDLGFEKNDTLAAKKYFKASIVKIGLVEKRELNEAFFNEIYPGKILKTEADFRNTIKEEIQQYWSNQGRTQFYDQLYHYLVEETTIEFPANFLKRWMQTNNEQPKTAEQAETEWPNFSNQLKWTLISDKLTQDNKLEATPEEIKESMREEVMRYFGQMNMNNDMGWLDSYIDRMMKDEKQVEASYRRITSNKVFELLESKISPVEKIVSAEELTAIQHNHQH, from the coding sequence ATGGCAACAGTAGTAAGAGAAAATTTGGGTTTGCTCAACGACAAACTTACCGTTAAAATAAGTAAGGATGATTATTTGCCTTCTTTTGAAAAAAAATTAAAGCAATATGGCAAAACGGCCAATATACCAGGCTTTAGAAAAGGCATGGTGCCGGCCGGCATGATTAAAAAAATGTATGGTACGGGAATTTTTACCGAAGAAGTAATCCGCAGCGCCGAAGCCGAATTACACAAATGGCTCACTGCTGAGCAGCCCGATATTTTTGCACAGCCCTTGCCATTGGTCAATAGTATTGATGCTTTTGATATGAACAACCCGGCCGATTATTCATTTGATTTTGAAATAGGGTTAAAACCGGCTTTTGAAATTGCCGATTTAAGCAAAGGAAAATTTACTAATTACAAAGTGGAAGCCACGGCCGATATGGTAGATGAAGAAGTAAACCGACTGCAAATTAAAGGCGGCAACATGACCGAGCCTGAAATTATTGATAATCCGGAAAATGTAATCAATATTTTATTTGCCGAATGTACCGAAGCAGGCGATGTAATAGAAGGCGGAATAAGCAAAGAAAATTCCGTGCTGCTCAAATATTTTTCTGCAGCATTGCAAAAAAGCCTGATGGGCAAAAAGAAAGAGGATAGCATTGTTTTTCAACTCAGCAAAGCCTTTGAAACCGATAAGCTGCACATGATGCTGCAGGATTTAGGTTTTGAAAAAAACGATACCCTTGCTGCAAAAAAATATTTTAAAGCAAGCATTGTAAAAATTGGCCTTGTAGAAAAACGGGAGTTGAACGAAGCGTTTTTTAACGAAATATACCCGGGCAAAATTTTAAAAACCGAAGCAGATTTTCGCAATACCATTAAAGAAGAAATACAGCAATACTGGAGCAACCAGGGCCGCACACAATTTTACGACCAGCTTTATCATTACCTGGTAGAGGAAACTACAATTGAGTTCCCTGCAAATTTTTTAAAGCGCTGGATGCAAACCAATAACGAGCAGCCCAAAACCGCAGAGCAGGCCGAAACAGAATGGCCCAACTTTAGCAACCAGTTAAAATGGACCTTAATAAGCGATAAACTTACGCAGGATAACAAACTGGAAGCAACACCCGAAGAAATTAAAGAAAGTATGAGGGAAGAAGTGATGCGCTATTTTGGCCAAATGAATATGAACAACGATATGGGCTGGCTCGACAGCTATATTGACCGTATGATGAAAGATGAAAAACAGGTAGAGGCCAGTTACCGCAGAATTACCAGCAACAAAGTTTTTGAATTGCTGGAATCTAAAATAAGCCCGGTAGAAAAAATAGTAAGCGCCGAAGAATTAACAGCAATACAGCACAACCACCAACACTAA
- a CDS encoding RNA polymerase sigma factor, translating into MTEREYNECVNQYADNLYRFIVKNLQHEEDARDIVQTAFEKLWVTRHQVITNKSKSYLFTIAYNQMIDHIRKVKRISHKESFNEQSLGTSSQQHIKDALQHALNKLTELQRSLVMLKDYEGYNYAEIGEIMNLNESQVKVYLHRARLQLRSYIVKTENII; encoded by the coding sequence ATGACAGAAAGGGAATATAACGAATGTGTAAACCAATATGCAGATAACCTGTACCGGTTTATCGTTAAAAACCTGCAACATGAAGAAGATGCAAGAGATATTGTTCAAACGGCATTTGAAAAACTTTGGGTAACCAGGCACCAGGTAATTACGAATAAAAGCAAAAGTTATTTATTTACGATTGCTTATAACCAGATGATTGACCATATTAGAAAAGTGAAAAGGATAAGCCATAAAGAAAGCTTTAATGAACAATCGCTGGGTACAAGCAGCCAGCAGCATATAAAAGATGCATTACAACATGCTTTAAACAAACTTACGGAGTTGCAAAGGAGCCTGGTAATGCTTAAAGATTATGAAGGATACAATTATGCAGAAATTGGGGAGATAATGAACCTAAATGAAAGCCAGGTAAAAGTGTACCTGCACCGGGCAAGGCTGCAACTGAGGAGCTATATTGTAAAAACAGAAAACATTATTTAA
- the kbl gene encoding glycine C-acetyltransferase, protein MNQKFVERLATEIDEIKSSGLFKTERIIASEQGAEIMVNGKTVLNFCANNYLGLSAHPKVIEAAKKYIDYRGYGLSSVRFICGTQDIHKELEQKISSFLGTEDSILYAAAFDANGGVFEPLFNEQDAIISDALNHASIIDGVRLCKAQRYRYEHNNMADLEAKLKESSSLRSRIIVTDGSFSMDGTIAQLDKICDLADKYDAIVMIDECHSSGFLGKTGRGTHEYHGVMNRIDIITGTLGKALGGASGGFTSGRKEIIDILRQRSRPYLFSNTVAPSIVGASIAVLNMLSSTTELRDKLEGNTKYFRSKMTAAGFDIKPGDHPIVPIMLYDAVLAQNFAAKLLEEGIYVIGFFFPVVAKGQARIRVQLSAAHNQQHLDKAIAAFTKVGKELGVLQ, encoded by the coding sequence ATGAACCAAAAATTTGTTGAAAGATTGGCCACGGAAATTGATGAAATAAAATCTTCGGGTTTATTTAAAACCGAGCGCATTATTGCCAGCGAGCAGGGTGCGGAAATTATGGTAAACGGAAAAACTGTTTTAAATTTTTGTGCCAATAATTATTTGGGCCTTTCGGCTCATCCCAAAGTAATAGAAGCCGCAAAAAAATATATTGATTACCGGGGATATGGTTTGAGTAGCGTAAGGTTTATTTGCGGCACGCAGGATATACATAAAGAGCTGGAACAAAAAATTTCATCTTTTTTAGGTACTGAAGATAGCATACTTTATGCAGCGGCTTTTGATGCCAATGGCGGCGTTTTTGAACCTTTGTTTAATGAGCAAGATGCCATTATAAGCGATGCACTCAACCATGCATCCATAATAGATGGCGTAAGATTGTGCAAGGCACAGCGCTACCGCTATGAACATAATAATATGGCCGACCTTGAAGCAAAGTTAAAAGAGAGCAGCAGCCTGCGCAGCAGGATTATTGTAACCGATGGCTCCTTTAGCATGGATGGCACCATTGCACAATTGGATAAAATTTGCGACCTGGCAGATAAGTATGATGCCATTGTAATGATTGATGAATGCCACTCCTCCGGTTTTTTGGGAAAAACAGGAAGAGGTACGCATGAGTACCATGGCGTAATGAACCGTATTGATATTATTACCGGCACATTGGGCAAGGCTCTTGGTGGCGCAAGCGGTGGCTTTACATCGGGCCGTAAAGAAATTATTGATATACTGCGGCAGCGCAGCAGGCCTTATTTATTTTCCAATACGGTGGCGCCAAGTATTGTGGGCGCTTCCATTGCGGTTTTAAATATGCTCAGCAGCACTACCGAGCTTAGAGACAAGCTGGAAGGCAACACAAAATATTTTCGAAGCAAAATGACCGCTGCCGGTTTTGATATTAAACCTGGCGACCATCCCATTGTGCCCATTATGCTTTACGATGCAGTGCTTGCACAAAATTTTGCAGCTAAACTTTTGGAAGAAGGGATTTATGTAATTGGTTTCTTTTTTCCGGTGGTGGCAAAAGGGCAGGCACGCATAAGAGTGCAGCTTAGCGCCGCACACAATCAGCAGCACCTGGATAAAGCCATTGCAGCTTTTACCAAAGTGGGCAAAGAGTTGGGCGTGTTACAATAA